TGGATGCAGTGGATGAGACCGATGGTTTTTTCAGCGTCTATATCCCGCAGCTCATTCAAAGTTACATCATCCCTGTCATTCTGCTGGCAGTTATCTTCTTCCTTCACTGGCCAACAGGTGTCATCATTTTGCTGACTGCCCCGTTCATTCCCGTATTTATGGCGATCGTCGGCAAACGGACGAAAGAAAAAGCCGACAGACAGATGGAGGAATTGAGTCATTTCTCTGGCAACTTCCTGGACGTGCTGCAGGGACTGACATCGCTCAGGCTCTATGGCAAGACTGCCGAGCAGAAAGACAGCATCCGGCAGAACAGCCTGAAATTCCGGGATGCGACGATGGATGTGCTGAAATCCGCTTTCCTGTCGTCACTTGCCCTTGAATACATTTCCATGCTGTCGATCGGTATCATCGCCCTTGAAATCGGCATGCGTCTTATTGCATTCGAAAGCATCACGTTCTTTACGGCGTTTTTCGTCATGGTTCTTGTGCCTGAGTTTTTCGCCTTGCTGAAAGAATTCGGCTCGGCGTTCCACACGGCCCGGGGCAGTCTCGCTGCAGCCGGTCAATTCGAAGCTGTATTCAATGAAACCGAACGGCCTGTCGCCTGGGGAACAGAATCCCTGTCCGGCACGCCGCCGCATATTTCACTGGCCGGCGCGTCATTCCAGTATGGGGAAGGTTTCACTTTACAGCCGGTCGATGCAGAGATTCCGCCGCACAGCCAAGTGGCGATTATCGGCGAGAGCGGATCAGGAAAAACAACCTTGCTCCATTTGATCGCCGGTCTCCTGCCGCCGGCTGCCGGCACTGTCATGCTGAACGGCATGCCGCGGGAACAGATCGGTGAAGATGCATGGTTTGATGAATTAAGCTATATCTCGCAGGATCCGTATCTGTTTGCCGGGACGATCGAAGAAAACATCGCTATTGGCGCAAGCCGGGAAACCAGCCGGGCGGAAGTGGCGGCCGCGGCGGAAAAAGCCGGAATCGGCGAATTGGTCCAGTCGCTCAGCCAAGGATTCGACACACCGGTCGGAGAAGGCGGACGCGGCTTGTCGGGTGGTGAAAAGCAGCGAATTGCATTGGCACGGGCATTCCTGAAGAAACCGTCCGTCATTTTATTCGATGAGCCGACGACCGGACTCGACTTGCATACCGAACGGGTGCTGCAGGCCTCGCTGGCGGAACTCGGGAAATCAGCGACCGTCATCACCGTCGCCCACCGGCTGCATACCATCCGGCAGGCGGATGTCATCCTGTATCTCTCCGGCGGCGAATTGCTGGCCGCCGGCAGTCACGAGGAATTGATGGGCCATTTCATTCCGTACAGTGAAATGGCTGCTGTTCAGCAAGGAGGCGGAGTACGATGAGTGAATTGACGAATATAATAAGCGTGACATTGCGGGAGAAGCGGGATGTGGCATTGGCAGTTACCTGCGGCTTTTCAGCTGGCCTTGCCGGCGTTGCCCTTCTCGCTTCAAGCGGCTACCTCATCTCACAAGCGGCACTGTCCGCACAAATGGTCACACTTGTAGTGCTCGGCGCCTGCCTGAAATTGTTCGGACTTGCCGCCGCCATCAGCCGCTACGGAGAACGGCTGTTTTCCCACCGGGCGACGTTTACCATGCTCAGTCATTTGCGGAGCTCGTTTTTTGATAAACTGGCACCGCTCGCCCCCCGGGTCTTCCAGCAGTACCGGAGCGGCGACCTGCTGTCACGGATTGTCGGAGATGTCGAGAGCCTGCAGAACTTCCTGCTGCGCGTCCTTTATCCGCCCGTGGTACTGCTGCTTGTGTTCACAAGCACGATTTTCTTTACGTCATTCTTCTCCCTTTCCATTGCGCTTGTCTTGCTGGCGGGCATGCTGCTGACCGTCTTTATCATTCCCGGTTTTGCTGCATGGCGAAAAAAGAAAAGCGGATCCGCCGTCCGGGAAAGTCGGGCGATGCTTTCATCGGAAGCGGCTGAGTTTCTGTATGGATTCCGGGATCTGAAGATTTACCGGCAGGCGGAAGCAAAAGAGCGCCGGCTTGGCCGTTTCGCCGAGGCTTATGAAGAAGAGAACCGGAAAGAAGCGCTGCGGAACACGCGGAATCAGTCGGTCAATTCACTTGCTGCCATGCTGACGGTACTGGCTGTACTTGCACTCGGTGCGTACTTTGTCACGACCGGCGAATTGGAAGGACTGTACTTGGCAATGCTCGTCATGATTTCCCTTGCTTTGTTTGAGAATATTGCACCGATGGCCGTATTCCCTTCCCATTCCGAGGAAAGCCGGAAAGCCGCCGTCCGGCTGGAGAGCATCACATCGGCACCGGTACCGGATACCGGTACCGGAACCCTGCAGCCCGGCCAGCATGAATTAGCGGCTGATCACTTATCCTATACGTATCCGGAAGAAGAACGGCCGGCATTGAAAGAAGTGTCTTTGCGCATTGCCCCGGGTACGAAGACAGCCATTGTCGGACCGAGCGGCTCAGGTAAATCCACATTGCTTTACGCCTTGCTCGGCATCCTGCCTCCGGACAGCGGCGCCGTCACAATCGATGGCCGGCCGCTCGGTTCTATCGATTCCGAATCGCTGTGGCGCCGGATGAATGTAGTATTACAGGACAATCATTTCTTTTACGGTACGATCCGCAGCAACCTGCTTATCGCTGACGGAGAAGCGACGGATGCGGAACTGGAAGAAGCGCTCGGACGTGTCCGGCTCGGTGCCTTCCCTCTCTCCCATTCAGTGGAGGAAAAAGGCGGGAATTTATCCGGCGGCGAAAAACAGCGGCTTGCCATCGCCCGGGCCTGGCTGCGGGGTGGCAGTCTTTGGCTGCTCGATGAACCGGTGTCGTCCGTCGATGCTGCCACAGCGCGCGCCATCTACGCTGAACTGTTCCAGAAATGGACAGATGATACGTTCGTGATCATCAGTCATGACCTGTCAGGACTCGAAGGGATGGATCAGATCATTGTCATGGACGGAGGACGGGTTGTGGAAACCGGTTCATACGCGGAACTTATGCATGCCAAGGGGTATTTTTACGGGCTGAAGGAAATTGAAAAGAGTGTATTCGCTTAAAGAAACGAAGCCATCTGCCGCGCGCGGGTGGCTTTATTGCGTTTCAGAGCTTTTCTGAAGTATGCAGTGACAAACGACAGTCAGCACTATAATTGAATGACATTTTCTCCGTTCAGAAGTTGGTTAACCCTAACCCGCTCCTAACTATGAAACCGCAAACCCTTGACTGCGGATTGCTTGTTAACATGGTTACTTTTGCTGACTAAGTGGGTATATAGCAACTAGTACTCTTTTTAGTCCTTCGTGCTGACGCCTCTCCCTTTGTGAGAAGCGTCTGCGGGAGGTGACCAAATTGAGAAAAGTGCATGGTGTTAAACCGTTGATCTCATATCTCGCTTCACAGAATCGTTCATACAGTGAAGCGGAGATTCATGAGCTGATAGCAAAGAAAGTGCTGCCTCACAGCAACCCGATGAGCAATGTGCTTGTCTTCGATCTTGACCATATTGATTGGTGGATCGATCAAATGCAGCCTGAAAAGTAAGATTGGAGCCCCGCTTGTGAGCGGGGCTTCAATTTCGATGCAAACCGCTAATGGTCAATGATCTGCCCGCAAGTTCCAGCCGGCCTTTTCCTCGATAACCACCAGGAGAACGTTGGGTTTCTATACGCAGCCAGACATGTTATGATGGCATTGCAAGCATATGTTTGCCTCTTCTCGCTGATTGCCGCTTGAAGTCTTTGCAACGTCATGTGCAAAAGATCCAAGCGGAAAATGCGCTTGAAGGATGCCTTTTGAGGGTGCACCCTCGATTGGCTTTTTTTGTTTTCTTTTCTATCCCCGCGAGTGATCCCGCCCCCTTTTTCTCTCTTATCTTTACCCTGCATCGCTCTCTTAAAATAAGCCTCTTCAGCTTGCCCAATTCTTCTTTGCCCGTTTTTCCCTTTTCACCCTTGAATCAATGAAATATTATGCTATCATTGATAGCGAAATTCGATATTGGAAGTCGATACTTATAAAAGGAGGCGAAGCGCTTGGAAGAGAAAGTGCTCCGTAAACTCTTTCTCGGATTCATTCATATCCATATTCTTCATCATGCAAAAGAAGAACCGATCTACGGATCTTGGATGCTCGATGAATTACGGCAGCATGGGTATGAAATGAGCGCAGGAACCCTATATCCCATCCTTCATGGAATGGAAGCGGATGGCTTGCTGACAAAAGAAGAAAAGAACATCAGCGGAAAGATCAGGAAGTACTACACGATCACCGAAAAAGGTGACATGATCCTGATGGAAGCACGAAAAAAAGCGTACGAACTTTTCAAGGAAATCAAAGATGAATAATAAGGAGAATGACATGGCACCACACGAACCGAAAAGCGCTCTTAAAGCCTTGCTGGAGATTCTAATGGTTTCCACCCGGCTCGGGTTCACTTCGTTTGGCGGACCGATCGCTCACCTGGGTTACTTCCATGATGAGTATATCCGAAAAAGAAAATGGCTGGATGAAAAGAGTTACGCAGATCTGATAGCGCTCTGTCAATTCCTGCCGGGGCCCGCTAGCAGTCAAGTCGGAATCGGCATCGGCGTGATGAGGGCCGGGGTGCTGGGCGGGATTGTTTCCTTCATCGGCTTCACCCTCCCTTCTGTTATCGCCCTTATTTTGTTTGCTGTTCTCTTACGGGAGTTCGACGTGGGGGAGTCCGGGTGGATCCATGGATTGAAGATTGTGGCTGTGGTGGTTGTGGCCCATGCAATTTTAGGCATGGCGCCAAAATTGGCACCCGATTTGAAACGGAAAATGCTGGCGCTGTTTGCGGTGGTCATCACGTTGCTGTGGCAAACGACATTTTCACAAGTCAGTGTCATCCTGTTTGCAGCGCTTGTGGGCTTTTGGCTGTTCCGGAACCAGCCGGAACAGGAGGACTCGCATATTAAAGTGCCCATCTCGCGCCGGTTTGCAGCCGGATGCCTGGTCCTGTTCTTCGGTCTCCTCTTCCTGCTGCCGATTGCAGCGGAAGCAACGGCATGGGGCTGGCTTGCCCGGTTCGACAGCTTCTACCGCTCGGGCTCGCTCGTATTTGGTGGCGGGCATGTGGTTTTGCCGCTATTGGAACGTGAATTTGTACCGACCGGCTGGATGACGGAAGAAGCATTCCTGGCCGGATACGGAGCGGCGCAGGCGGTGCCGGGGCCTTTGTTTACATTTGCAGCATATTTAGGAGCTGTCATGGGCGGCTGGACAGGCGGCCTGCTCGGAGCCGCTGCGATCTTCCTGCCGGCATTCCTGTTGATTTTTGGGACGCTTCCATTTTGGGGTGCTCTGCGCGGCAATTCAAAAGTCAGAGGTGCCTTGCTTGGCGTGAATGCTGCAGTACTTGGCATTCTGATTGCCGCTTTTTATGACCCGATCTGGACCAGCTCGATTTTTGCGCCGCCCGATTTTGCGTTCGCTGCCATTCTGTTCAGCATGCTGGTCTACTGGAAACTGCCGCCTTGGGTTGTGGTTTTGACTGGTGCAGCAGGCGGTGCGCTTTTAGGGTTACTTTATTAAATTGATGAAAACAAAAGGCTGCCACAGACTTGGCAGCCTTTTGTCCTGGTCGTTAAATATATCGGCAAACTTATGATTCCCAGTCTTTTATTCAGTTGCCGATTACAGCACCGCGCATAACAGCGAGCAGTAAAGAGCTTCATCGGTGGACCATGATTTTCGCTTTCATATCAATCATACCGGATCGGCCGAAGACAACCCGGCAGTTTTTCTTTATGCTGAATGAGGGAATGTCAGGAGGAGAACTTCGTGGAACCGTTACTTCATGGAATTGTATTAGCGTTCGGCCTGATTCTGCCTTTGGGAGTCCAGAACGTCTTCATCTTCAATCAAGGCGCAACTCATCCGAAATTTACATACGCATTGCCCGCCGTCATAACGGCTGCCCTTTGCGACACCTTGCTCATTGCCCTGGCTGTCACGGGCGTCTCGGTTGTCGTTCTCAACTTCGATTGGCTGAGAACCGCCTTATTTCTCATAGGCTTTATTTTTCTAACGTATATGGGCTGGGTCATGTGGCGGACAACCCCTG
Above is a genomic segment from Planococcus lenghuensis containing:
- the cydD gene encoding thiol reductant ABC exporter subunit CydD, producing the protein MDNLKQLAFGRKNAMRLLMAGATVKGLAMVGQALFFVLVADAVFLQDRSFTDILPLLGGLFAAILLRVLSGYIIARTGINLAAAVKTDLRTKLIRSFADSPLQASIHGQSGRKVSLLLDAVDETDGFFSVYIPQLIQSYIIPVILLAVIFFLHWPTGVIILLTAPFIPVFMAIVGKRTKEKADRQMEELSHFSGNFLDVLQGLTSLRLYGKTAEQKDSIRQNSLKFRDATMDVLKSAFLSSLALEYISMLSIGIIALEIGMRLIAFESITFFTAFFVMVLVPEFFALLKEFGSAFHTARGSLAAAGQFEAVFNETERPVAWGTESLSGTPPHISLAGASFQYGEGFTLQPVDAEIPPHSQVAIIGESGSGKTTLLHLIAGLLPPAAGTVMLNGMPREQIGEDAWFDELSYISQDPYLFAGTIEENIAIGASRETSRAEVAAAAEKAGIGELVQSLSQGFDTPVGEGGRGLSGGEKQRIALARAFLKKPSVILFDEPTTGLDLHTERVLQASLAELGKSATVITVAHRLHTIRQADVILYLSGGELLAAGSHEELMGHFIPYSEMAAVQQGGGVR
- the cydC gene encoding thiol reductant ABC exporter subunit CydC; the encoded protein is MSELTNIISVTLREKRDVALAVTCGFSAGLAGVALLASSGYLISQAALSAQMVTLVVLGACLKLFGLAAAISRYGERLFSHRATFTMLSHLRSSFFDKLAPLAPRVFQQYRSGDLLSRIVGDVESLQNFLLRVLYPPVVLLLVFTSTIFFTSFFSLSIALVLLAGMLLTVFIIPGFAAWRKKKSGSAVRESRAMLSSEAAEFLYGFRDLKIYRQAEAKERRLGRFAEAYEEENRKEALRNTRNQSVNSLAAMLTVLAVLALGAYFVTTGELEGLYLAMLVMISLALFENIAPMAVFPSHSEESRKAAVRLESITSAPVPDTGTGTLQPGQHELAADHLSYTYPEEERPALKEVSLRIAPGTKTAIVGPSGSGKSTLLYALLGILPPDSGAVTIDGRPLGSIDSESLWRRMNVVLQDNHFFYGTIRSNLLIADGEATDAELEEALGRVRLGAFPLSHSVEEKGGNLSGGEKQRLAIARAWLRGGSLWLLDEPVSSVDAATARAIYAELFQKWTDDTFVIISHDLSGLEGMDQIIVMDGGRVVETGSYAELMHAKGYFYGLKEIEKSVFA
- a CDS encoding PadR family transcriptional regulator, producing MEEKVLRKLFLGFIHIHILHHAKEEPIYGSWMLDELRQHGYEMSAGTLYPILHGMEADGLLTKEEKNISGKIRKYYTITEKGDMILMEARKKAYELFKEIKDE
- a CDS encoding chromate transporter, yielding MAPHEPKSALKALLEILMVSTRLGFTSFGGPIAHLGYFHDEYIRKRKWLDEKSYADLIALCQFLPGPASSQVGIGIGVMRAGVLGGIVSFIGFTLPSVIALILFAVLLREFDVGESGWIHGLKIVAVVVVAHAILGMAPKLAPDLKRKMLALFAVVITLLWQTTFSQVSVILFAALVGFWLFRNQPEQEDSHIKVPISRRFAAGCLVLFFGLLFLLPIAAEATAWGWLARFDSFYRSGSLVFGGGHVVLPLLEREFVPTGWMTEEAFLAGYGAAQAVPGPLFTFAAYLGAVMGGWTGGLLGAAAIFLPAFLLIFGTLPFWGALRGNSKVRGALLGVNAAVLGILIAAFYDPIWTSSIFAPPDFAFAAILFSMLVYWKLPPWVVVLTGAAGGALLGLLY